The Paenibacillus wynnii DNA window CCGATAATATTCATAACTTCACTGACATTTGGTTCTGGGCGGCGCTTGTCAATAATTGCCAAAGGAGCATTAAGGAAATCAGCCAGCTTTCTTGCGCGTACAACCCCGCCATGATCCGGTGATACAACAACAGGGTTCTGGATTTGTTTGGAACGGAAATACTGGGCCAAGATAGGAACACCTAGCAGGTGATCTACCGGAATATCGAAGAATCCTTGAATTTGCATAGCATGAAGGTCCATCGTAATAACACGGTGAGCGCCGGCTTTTTCAATCAGGTTAGCAACCAGCTTGGCCGTAATTGGATCACGCGAACGTGCTTTACGGTCTTGTCGGGCATATCCATAGTAGGGAATAACCACATTGATACTCTTAGCGGATGCACGTTTCAAGGCATCTACCATAACAAGTAGTTCCATCAGGTTGTCATTAACAGGACCACAGGTAGACTGCACAATATATACATGGCAGCCTCTCACACTCTCCGACAGCTTGACCTGAATTTCTCCGTCACTAAAGCTGGTGGTATGGGATTCACCCATAGGAATACCGATGTAATCAGCAATTTGATGGGCGAGCTTAGGGTTGGAGTTACAGGTAAAGATTTTTAATTTGGAATCGCAATAAGTCATAAAATTTAAACCCTCCGTGACGGAATTTAACTTTTCAAAGGCGCCGGCGCGGAATATTCAAAGAAATCAGTGCCTGCAACGATACGAGGTATCCCAACTCGATGCAGGCGTCTGTTCTAGTCCGTGTGGCGTTACAGCATGCTTTACGATGGACTCGACTGGTTTTTTTTAGCTTTCGCACGGGAGCGGATCTTTTCCGCATACCCCGGTTTATTCTCTTGCCGCACTCTGGCAATGGCAAGATCATTCTCAGACACCGAACGTGTAATGGTTGACCCGGCGACAACAAAAGCGCCTTTACCCACAGTGACCGGAGCAATAAGGTTTACGTTGCTGCCAATAAAGGCATCATCCTGAATTTCAGTTCTAGCTTTATTATATCCATCATAATTAACGGTGATTGCTCCGCAGCCAACATTTACATTCCGGCCAACAGACGCGTCACCGATGTAGCTCAGATGCGAAACTTTAGAACCGTCACCAATGGTAGCATTCTTAATTTCCACAAAATCACCAATCTTTACCTCATCACCAAGAACAGCACCTGGGCGTAAATAGGCAAAAGGCCCAACGGTAGTCCGTGCGCCGACTTGTGCCTGACTTAGTACGGAGTGCTTAATCACTGCTCCGTCCAATACTTGGCAGTCTTCGATTTCACTCGCAGGTCCAATCTCACAATTGTCCCCAATCACGGTATTACCTTTAAGAAGCGTTCCTGGATAAAGAATGGTATCGGCTCCAATAACAACATCGGCTCCAATATAAGTAGCTGTAGGATCAATAATAGTCACACCATTCAGCATATGCTGCCGATTGATGCGTTGTCTCATATGACCTTCGGCTTCTGATAATGCGAGACGGTCATTTACTCCAATAGACTCAGCAGGATCCTTCGCCTGGTATCCCAGAACAATATCACCTTGTGTCTTTAGGATGCCGATGACATCGGTTAAATAATATTCCTGTTGGTTGTTGCTGTTCGTAACCTTATCAAGCGCGGCGAACAATTGGGAGTTGTTAAAACAATAAGTGCCGGTATTAATTTCGCATATAGCATCTTCTTCCGCAGTGCAATCCTTCTGCTCTACGATCTTTAGAACGCCGCCGTCTTCTCCGCAAATAATTCGTCCATAACCTGCTGGATGTTCCATCACAGCTGTCAGTACGGTTGCGGCTGCCTTGCGTTGTTCATGAAGAGCCATAAGGCCTTCCAGTGTTTCCTTTGTTACGAGTGGTGTATCCCCGCAAATAACAATGGTTGTGCCTTCTTCCTTGCCAAGCAAATCCTTCGCCTGCTTCACGGCGTGACCGGTACCTAGCTGCACTTCCTGCAGCACATATTCCGCCTTCTCGCCCAAATAAGCTTGAACCGCTTCTGCGCCGTGCCCAACGATGACAATACTTCGTTCGCATCCGGTCGCTTTTACTGTATCAAGCACGTGCCCTACCATCGGCTTACCGCAAACGGGGTGCAGCACTTTATATAATTTAGATTTCATACGCTTGCCTTGACCTGCGGCAAGTACTACAGCCATTCTTTTCAAGAATGCCAACCTCCTACTCTTGAACTCACTACTGAATATATCTCATTCCGGGCAAAAAGAAAAGAGAACCATTAAGGCATGGCTCCCTTTTCTTCGAACCCCAATAAGAAAAACATTTATCACTGCACTCTCGAAGATTTCGTGCATTCCTTCAATAGCGGCAGCTTCTCTTGCAAGATCAGGATGAAATTCAAGAAGTTAGAACAGTCTGATCTTATAAAAATGGCATGACCTTAATGCCGCCAGTAAGGGCAGCAGTCTTTCAAGAGCACTTAAGCTCCCTCTTCAATAACTTCTTCTTCTTCCTCTTCCGTAGCGGCGCGATCGTACTCGGCCAAAACAGCGGATTGGATCTTCTCGCGTGTTCCCGACGAAATCGGGTGTGCGATGTCGCGGAATTCGCCGTCCGGTGTACGTTTGCTGGGCATAGCAACAAACATCCCGTTGTTACCGTCGATCACTCGAATGTCATGAACAACAAACTCGTTATCGATGGTAATGGATGCAATTGCTTTCATTCTCCCCTCAGAGTTGACGCGGCGGAGTCTGACATCCGTAATTTGCATGTGTGTGTTCACCACCTTTTTCCATCAGAGACTTGGTGTATAATTCCACACAGCAAAGCGAATTCCTTCTTTTTCATTCCAAAAAATGACTGTTAAAGAAGAATATTTTTGCGATACCAATAGTTTCGACATAAACCGAGGAGGTCCTTCAATATTCCTCACCGATTCGACAAATTTCCTGTTGCCTATACTTTTCTTATGTTGCGAAATAATTGCCGGGATGAGCCGAGATACGCTTCTCCTTGGAGTCGACCTCGCTCAGCTTCACAAGTGATACATAATCATGAAGTAGACGCTCTTCCCATTCCACCGCACCTGATTCTACCAGGACACCCACACCAGCCACCTGACATTTGAACTCACCCAGCAGATCAACCATGCCCCTTACGGTTCCCCCCGCCTTCATAAAGTCATCTACGATAAGAACACGTGATTTCTCTGGAAGTGCACGTCTGGATAATGACATCGTATGAATACTCTTATGTGAACCGGATACATAATTGATGCTTACGGCTGAGCCTTCTGTTACTTGATGATCCCTGCGAACCAGTACTACCGGTAGCCCTAATTGGGCAGCTGTTGCATAAGCAAGAGGTATACCTTTGGTCTCTACGGTCATTACGGCGTCTATTTCTGCTCCATAAAAAGCCGTAGCAATTATTTTACCCGCCTGTTCCATTAAAGAGGGCAGTCCCAGCAGGTCTGACATATACAGATATCCGCCGGGTAAGATCCGATCGCTTTGTTCCAATTGGACACATAGTCCTCGGACGAAGGAAAGTGCCATATCTTTCGGCATTCTAGGAATAAAGCGTACACCGCCTGCTGCGCCGGCAAATGTCTGTAGCTCTCCCATGCCTTCTCCTTCAAATACTTCTTTTATAATAGCCAAATCCTCACTAATAGACGATTTAGCCGATCCGTATCGGTCGGCAAATGTAGACAGTGGTAACAGGTCATGCGGCTTTTCAAGTAAAAATTGAGTCATATCTACCAAACGCTGACTTCGCTTAAGTTTTTTCACGGAACGCTCCTCGCCAAAACCGAATAATATAGAAAAATATATCACTTTTGTACGGGTTTATACAAGAAGAAACAACTTCATCGTCCATTAAGGAACATTTCCGTTTCACGTAGACAGGAGAAATACTAAGTCAACATCCGTACAGCATAGACTTCCTTACAAAATCCCCGCAGCCCGTTGTAAATTCTGGCTACCTTGGATTGCTTGGATACCAGACCAAATACAGTTGGACCGCTTCCGGACATCAGTACCCCATCTGCGCCTAATTTGATCATAGCTTCCTTCAGTTGTTGCACCTCAGGGTGCAGCTTAAGGGTCACTTCCTCCAACACATTTCCGAGCTTATCGCATACGTCTTGGAAGTCCCCTTCCTCAATAGCTTTTCGCATGAGGAGGGATGAAGGATGCACACCAATGTTGTTGCTGCGAAATCGTCCGTACACCTCTGCTGTAGACACATTAATTGGAGGCTTCGCCAGAACGACCCAACATTGCGGCGGGCTTCCGATGGGTGTCAGCTTCTCACCGCGTCCCGTCGCCAGTGCGGTTCCGCCGGTAATACAAAACGGCACATCCGAACCCAACTCAGCTCCGAGCGACAAGAGCTCTTGAGTGGGAATACCGAGCCCCCACAGACGATTTAATCCCCGCAGGGTAGCTGCCGCATCACTGCTTCCGCCAGCCAGTCCGGCGGCTACTGGAATTCTTTTATCCAGATGAATATGTACACCACTCTTTACATCGTAACGGTCTTTAATAAGCCTGGCAGCCTGGAATGCCAAGTTTTTCTCATCCAGCGGAATATAGCCGGCTTGACTTGATATTATAATCGAATCCCGCGGCATCTCTGAAAGTTCCAGACGGTCCGCCAGATCGACCATGGTCATAATCATTTCCACCTCATGAAAGCCATCCGGGCGCTTATGCAGCACATCCAGCATTAAATTGATTTTGGCCGGCGCTTTTTCATACATCTTCAAGGCGTTCACCCACCTTCACTTTTCCCTCAAAAAACAACTTAACATATTATATGAGAAACTTGTACCTAAGTCCATTCTAAAGTAAAACGCACAAAAGAACACCGCTATTTATAGCCGGTGCCCTTCGATTCATTAAAAAACGTGGCATAAATGAGAACTAGGATTTACGTGCGGCCTCTTCTGCCATCTGAATGGCTCTCTTCACCATATTTCCTGCATCCTTCGCCTTAATACCTCCCCAGCCTTCACGCTCAACGGTATCATAGAAGCCCAGATCCTTGGCCAGCTCCGTCTTAAGCTCATCGGACATCACACTCCGTCTTCTGCGGCTCATAATCGGTCCCTCCTTATGGTATTGGATAACGTACGTAATTCCCCATTAGTATGGTTGCTGTTCACAGGAATCATGCAAGGTTTACTTAGGCCTCAACTCCAAATAAATCATAAAAAAACAGCCCTCCCGAAGGAAGACTGTTTCTGATTCATTTAAGCTTTAATATACATAACTCGCATCTGTCCGTCATCTTCGCAGACTGTGATTTCCACAGATTCAGTAAGTATATCGGTATAACTGTAGGAGACTCGTTTGAACGTCTGTTGCTCCTGGTCTAGTTTGACAATGAATACAGAAGGGTACGTTTCTTCCAGGACTCCGGTACGCTCGACGGTTTTACGACGACCACCGTTTGCACGTAGCGTAATCTTATGACCGACATGAGCTTCGAGACTGCGTTTAATTTCCAACAGCGCGTTATTAGCCATTCCTGACGACCACCTCTTTCCTTGTCCATTATACATCTTTATATAGAACATGTCAAATCAAATAAATAATTATAGATGATGTAAAAAAGGTTGTCAACGGATTTTTTTTGTCCATAGGTAATTGCTCAGATTCGTCCTTGTTATCGGAAACAAAGCTTGTATGTATACAAATTAAAAATAAGAAAGGCAGGCCTTTAGCCCTCCTTTCTTAATAGAACTTAACGCTGCAACACTCTTTACATTACTGAGGGTGTAACCTTTAATGTGGATAGATTTTGCAGC harbors:
- a CDS encoding ribose-phosphate diphosphokinase is translated as MTYCDSKLKIFTCNSNPKLAHQIADYIGIPMGESHTTSFSDGEIQVKLSESVRGCHVYIVQSTCGPVNDNLMELLVMVDALKRASAKSINVVIPYYGYARQDRKARSRDPITAKLVANLIEKAGAHRVITMDLHAMQIQGFFDIPVDHLLGVPILAQYFRSKQIQNPVVVSPDHGGVVRARKLADFLNAPLAIIDKRRPEPNVSEVMNIIGNIEGKTAILIDDIIDTAGTIVLGANALMEGGVKEVYACCTHPVLSGPAHERLENSPIKEIIVTDTIPIRSENPTSKLTVLSVAPLMGEAIIRVHEELSISKLFEIE
- a CDS encoding small, acid-soluble spore protein, alpha/beta type, whose protein sequence is MSRRRRSVMSDELKTELAKDLGFYDTVEREGWGGIKAKDAGNMVKRAIQMAEEAARKS
- the spoVG gene encoding septation regulator SpoVG, coding for MQITDVRLRRVNSEGRMKAIASITIDNEFVVHDIRVIDGNNGMFVAMPSKRTPDGEFRDIAHPISSGTREKIQSAVLAEYDRAATEEEEEEVIEEGA
- the ispE gene encoding 4-(cytidine 5'-diphospho)-2-C-methyl-D-erythritol kinase translates to MKMYEKAPAKINLMLDVLHKRPDGFHEVEMIMTMVDLADRLELSEMPRDSIIISSQAGYIPLDEKNLAFQAARLIKDRYDVKSGVHIHLDKRIPVAAGLAGGSSDAAATLRGLNRLWGLGIPTQELLSLGAELGSDVPFCITGGTALATGRGEKLTPIGSPPQCWVVLAKPPINVSTAEVYGRFRSNNIGVHPSSLLMRKAIEEGDFQDVCDKLGNVLEEVTLKLHPEVQQLKEAMIKLGADGVLMSGSGPTVFGLVSKQSKVARIYNGLRGFCKEVYAVRMLT
- the purR gene encoding pur operon repressor, with translation MKKLKRSQRLVDMTQFLLEKPHDLLPLSTFADRYGSAKSSISEDLAIIKEVFEGEGMGELQTFAGAAGGVRFIPRMPKDMALSFVRGLCVQLEQSDRILPGGYLYMSDLLGLPSLMEQAGKIIATAFYGAEIDAVMTVETKGIPLAYATAAQLGLPVVLVRRDHQVTEGSAVSINYVSGSHKSIHTMSLSRRALPEKSRVLIVDDFMKAGGTVRGMVDLLGEFKCQVAGVGVLVESGAVEWEERLLHDYVSLVKLSEVDSKEKRISAHPGNYFAT
- the glmU gene encoding bifunctional UDP-N-acetylglucosamine diphosphorylase/glucosamine-1-phosphate N-acetyltransferase GlmU; its protein translation is MKRMAVVLAAGQGKRMKSKLYKVLHPVCGKPMVGHVLDTVKATGCERSIVIVGHGAEAVQAYLGEKAEYVLQEVQLGTGHAVKQAKDLLGKEEGTTIVICGDTPLVTKETLEGLMALHEQRKAAATVLTAVMEHPAGYGRIICGEDGGVLKIVEQKDCTAEEDAICEINTGTYCFNNSQLFAALDKVTNSNNQQEYYLTDVIGILKTQGDIVLGYQAKDPAESIGVNDRLALSEAEGHMRQRINRQHMLNGVTIIDPTATYIGADVVIGADTILYPGTLLKGNTVIGDNCEIGPASEIEDCQVLDGAVIKHSVLSQAQVGARTTVGPFAYLRPGAVLGDEVKIGDFVEIKNATIGDGSKVSHLSYIGDASVGRNVNVGCGAITVNYDGYNKARTEIQDDAFIGSNVNLIAPVTVGKGAFVVAGSTITRSVSENDLAIARVRQENKPGYAEKIRSRAKAKKNQSSPS
- the veg gene encoding biofilm formation stimulator Veg, coding for MANNALLEIKRSLEAHVGHKITLRANGGRRKTVERTGVLEETYPSVFIVKLDQEQQTFKRVSYSYTDILTESVEITVCEDDGQMRVMYIKA